The Camelina sativa cultivar DH55 chromosome 16, Cs, whole genome shotgun sequence sequence ATAATTTGTTATgtgaattgattttgtttttattttaaatttgttttctggGAGAATTTGTAAGATAAATTATAATGATACCTTAAATATATAGTTGTTTTGGAATAAAAAGGGAGCTTATATCATTGGTTTCAGCATatattctatttatatatatcccTTACGTTATTTGAAATTAGAagatttttttactgttttggtGTATTTGCACCTTCATTAAAGGGCATTTAAGATATACCGAAGATACGGAAATTCGTTATGTgaaccatgatttttttttttttagtttttttaggatataaatatatatcacttatattatttttgagaagaaataataaatcaatagaTATAATTGTTTGTActttgttataacttataacagAATAATAACACAATTCTTACCTAATGTGTTGCGAtacttatttgttttcaatatgCAGGAATATCATAGATTTGgtaattatgtaaatatatgacagatgtgacaaaaaaaaattaattgttaaaCAAATTAACATCGATTTCGtaattacataaacaaatttaCGGTAATATGTAGATCATGTTAATAGTTGTGCTTGATCACAAATTCAAGTTATATGGAAGTAAATAGAAATTTTTCGATTGAATTAAACATATCAATGGATTTATTAAAATCACAATTATTGTGcttattttgatttcttaatacatctgaaatattttattctaaatttgTATTAGTTTCGACGTTTTCATGgcttcttttgattctttttcttgcCCTTATGAATCCGTCTCCTTTGACTAAATATTTAAACAGCTTCTTGATGTCATGAGTCTACCAATTGGTTCGTGTAGTACACCTTTTGGGATCTGTgcaaatgtaaaatatattttgttagttagaTAGAATATAGCgtaaaaagaaaacttatcGAACAATCGGTTTGCAAATGGGATGAAATCCTTTACACTTTTTTTCTTCCACTGTTTTTCAAACACGTTATATTGGCACATGAATCTCATCATTTGACTTGTATTGGCTATTTCACTTTCATATGGGCACTGAAAGCTGCTCCAAAGACAAAACTCCTGCTCTCGAAAGCAGCACAAAACGCATTACCGGTGGGAGAAAACCTTCTTCACAGACAAGTGAATGATTCCGTAAAGTGTCCCTACTGTGACCAGGATGAATCAGTACTCCATCTCCTATTCAAATGCCCTTTTGCGGCTAAAACTTGGCAGCTAGCACCTACAACTACAACACTAAGTCCCCTGGCCATCATCGATGTGAAGGATGGAATTCGCCTGGCAAACTCCCTCTTGTGCCTCCCTCCGACAGGACTGAATGCTGGACCGATTTCCCCTTGGATTATTTGGACAATTTGGACAGCTCGTAACAAGCTTATATTCAACAAACAGAAAACCTCCCCAGAAGAAGCGATTTTACTCGCTCTCGTAAGGGCAAAAGAATGGCAATCAGCCCAAAGCACGTTAGAGAAGATCTGTTCGCCAACTCAACCCCTAATCAAGCCTCCGATACCAATGAACGCCCTAACCTGTTTCACAGATGCGGCTTGGAAGGATGATGGGTGTGCGGGCCTAGGCTGGGTTTTTATGAACTCACAAGAGCAAGTATCTTGTGAAGGATCATCATGTGTACTATCTGTCTCTTCTCCCTTGATGGCCGAAGCTATGGCAACACTAGCTGCGCTATGTGTTGCAGTCGAATCGGACCTCAAGACCATCCAATTTGCATCAGACTCGCAGATGCTAGTCAATGCACTCAATGGGAAGCTCTCTTCTAAGGAACTTCATGGGATTCTCTACGACATCCTTGAACTATCAGCAAATCTATCTTTCGTTTCTTACTCTTTCATTCCCAGAAACTTCAATCGGCATGCCGATGCTTTAGCTAAAGAGGCCCTTAATGGGCTGATTATTGTAACTTAAACTTTATTAAGGCCCAATGGAAAGTTTccttttgttcaaaaaaaaaaaaaaaatctttagaccAATGGAGTGGTTTGGTGATGAGGTGGGTGGTGATGTATACCCTAGTGATAAGATAAATGTATGTATAGGTGTTAGTAGAGGGGATGCGTTCAATAGGCACGTGTAggtatcattttaaaaaaaaatatttaaaataaatataatggcactcatttgtaaataaattgatGATTTGAGGCTTAATTTAGCCAACAAGAGGTGAATAATCCAGaatctcttccttctttttctcctcctATCCAAACAAGCTCATCCCCTATTCAAATAAGCTCATCACCAATCCCTCAGTTTAGTACACAATTTAGTGATGTCCAAGAGGTAGATGATCACTCAAGAGAAGCTAGACAAAGATGGACTCCCCAAGAAGATATTGTCTTGATCAAATTGCATTCTACTCTGGAGCGAGTAAAGCAGTAGCGGGTAAACCAAAGAGAGGGGTCAGTCAATGTAAGCAGAGGTGGAAAAAAATCAGTGAGAGTGTCAACAAGTTTGTAGGATGCTACAACCAAGCTTCAAGTCGGAGAAGTAGTGGCCAGTAAGCAGATGATGTTCTCCAAATGGCAAACGAGTTTTGCGTCAATGATCAGAAAGTGAAGTTCTCCCTAGAGCATGCTTGGAAGGAGCTTCGACATGAGCAGAAGTGGTGTTCCTCTAATGCTTCTAGAAGACCTGAAAACTCCAAAAGAACGAAGCTTGATGTGAGTGGCACATACTCCTCTAGTTCAAACACAACATCTCGCCTTGAAGAAGCTAATTGACGCCCTCCAGGTGTTAAGGCATCGAAAAGAAAGGCAAAGAAAATTGGTTGTGGTTCAGAAACTGAAGGAAATTCTCTACAAAAGTTGGAGAAGGCATGGGAGATTCGGGAGAAAGAAATAGCTGCGAGAGAAAGGATATCGAAGCAGCGACTTCTAGAGAGTCTCATCGGCAGAACTGATTTGTCCGAGCCTGAAATCAACCTGAGAAAGAAGCTAATTGATGAGATGTTAGGATAGTTGGTTATTAATTACTCAAATCCACTGTTTCATGTTTAGTCTATGAATAGTTTTTAATTAGTGGTTGTGtttagtttatgtttgtgtttagtGTATGAATCGAGTTAATCAAACACTAtgtattgtttttaattattgtttgtgtttagtGAATGGTTGTGTTTAGTTTATGAATCGACTTAATCAATGATATCTCATGCCTTAAAAGAAGTTGTGGTCAGACCATCAAGTCGAAAACAGGACAAGCACATTCTTTGTTAACTAATCGATCATCACTGTTAATTTGTATTGTCTGGTTGTTTATATGCAAGATAGGTTCTGTTTATTTGTATTGTGTGGCTCTTGTAATTGAGTACTCTCTTTTTATCCTTCGCATGTAGCTCGAGATAAATGGTTATTTTCTTATAACTACAGCTAAGTGGTTCtgctcttgttttctttttcttgagttttgtttgattttaattcTTATCTCATGTGTTGTTTGCTTATCGTCGGCAGGTTTACCTTCAGCTCTTCCCATGAACCTGGTGTTCTCACGTCAGCAGAAGAGAACAAAACTCTATGGTTAGTGGTTCTTCTCTTCCCGTGAACGTTGTGATCTCACGTCAATCGTTGGAGAACAATTTTGTCTTGTGTGTGGTTTTTCTCTTCCCAGGAACGTTGTGATGTCACGTCGGCACAAGAGAACAAAATTCTCTTGTTTGTGGTACATGTCATTCCGTGAACacgtttgtgtttttctttcccGTGAAcctgtttgtgttttttctccCCCACTTGTTGTTCaataaacttgtatatatagcAAACGAGAAACAAAAGTCTCTTGATTATAAAAACTCTCATATTCAATCTGCTTTATTCTTAAGTTTCAAATATATTCTCATCCCAAATCTCTCTTAAAAAAactcatttcttatttttcataaagAAACAATTCTGCTCCCAATTAAATATTTCTAAACATGACATCTCCAAATTTAGATGATGAGTATGATGAAATTTTTGATGAATACTTTGATAGTCTATTTCAAAATTGCCTAGATGATTATGGCAATGATCAACAACCAAATAGTTCAAGGCGACCAAGAGCTTTTGTTGAAAGAGGACGTGAGGAAGGGCACACTCGTTTATGGAATGATTGTTTCAGCAAAGATCTTATTTACTCTCAAGCTAGTTTACGACGTCGTTTTCGAATGAACAAGTCATTGTTCATACGTTTTGTTGATGCATTATCCAATGAAGTACCATATTtccaacaaagaagagatgctatGGGAAAGGTTGGGTCTGTCTCGATTACAAAAGTGTATAACAGCCATTCATATTTTGGCATATGGTTGTGCAGCTGATGCGGTAGATGAATACCTCCGCCTCGCAGATAGCACCACAATGATATGCTTGGAAAAATTTGTGGAGggaattaaatatttgtttcaggATACATATCTAAGAAGACCTACATCAGAGGATCTCCAACGATTACTAAATCAACGAGAGGCACGcggattgtatgcattgggaatggaagaattgtccaacaACTTGGAAAGGACAGTATTCTCGTGGATCTGGAAAACTACAATCGTTTTAGAGGATGTGGCTTTGCAAGATCTCTGGATTTGGCATGCATTTTTTACCTCCAAGTActttaaatgatatcaatgttcttgaCCGTTCACCAGTTTTTGAGGACATATTAGAAGGTTGAGCTCCGAGAGTAGATTACTTTGTCAATGGGCGACATTACGATATGGTTTACTACCTCACTGATGATATACATCCGAAATGGGCAACATTCATCCAATCAATTTCACTTCCACAAGACCAGAAAGCATAATTATTTTCTCAATGTCAAGAAGCTGCCCGAAAAGATGTTGAACTTGCTTTTGGGGTCTTGAAAGCTCGTTTTGCGATTGTTAAAAATCCCGCACTATTTTTGGATAAGGCAAAAATAGGAAAGataatgagagcatgtatcGTAATGCAAAATATTATAGTGGAAGATGAACGAGATGGATACAGTCTGTACAATGTAGCAGAATTCTATTAAGGAGAAGGAAGTGAGACTTCACATGTCGATTTATCATATTCTACAGATAGGATTACCAATCTTAACAATGTGATGGGCGCTTGGAATCAAGTTCGTGATAGATTGATAGATCGACGGTTGAAAGCTGATTTGGTTGAacatatctggcaaaaatttggcACAACTCAAATTTAGACCGATATTAATTATGTTATTCATAGCGCTTTCATATGTTTCTAtcattctatgttttttttttattgtattcagttttaattttttttttgaagtattgtaatatatgttttgaagttttataatgtaatatatttgtttttttaataaatgtattcTACTATACCTACactttctagttttattttcctaatattgCATACATTATATAACCAACATTTATAAGATTATCAAATATacttaaaaacacatttttaacaaaaattatataagacgTCCATGTTTAGGGATGACTAATGggaggagaaaaaataaaaacaagagagtGAAGATCTAAACTtagattagtattatttttaatattattaaaagatagagacaCTGATTTGAGGATGACTAATGGGCATGCTCTTAATGTCTACGGAAGATTCAACAGCTAGCGAAAAAATGTTTGGTGGGAAAACGGTGCTTTTGGGGGAGATTTCTGTCAAATACTCCCAGTAATAACACATGGGACAAGAGCAGATACAGTTTTAGCGTCTATAAGCAAGTTATATATATGGGAGGCATGCAACATATATCACttagaaaaaaacatgagacTACGCCAGTTAGAAACAGGTTTTGCTACTTAGTTGCTAAGTGTAGGCGATGGAACAGCCCCAAAGTGCGATCATAACAAGGAAAATAAGAATGACGAAGGACAACAAGTGATCATTGGAAACAGCTTCCTTCTAGAACCTAGTGGAGATCCACTGCAGCAAATTTCTCAAACATCAAGAAAGCCACAACTCGCCCTTCAAAGCAAAACTGAAGCCCTAACAGAAAGTGTTATTCTAACTCCAAGGAACAAAACAGTCgaaaaaattaatacatacaTGTTAGCAGAAGTAGAAGGAGAGTTAAAGGAATACTTCAGCTATGATAGCATTGAAATATGTTCTTTTCTATGGGTTTGGAAATACTTATGAATgtatgaatgatgcaatcaaacaaCAGACACAAGTTAAGACCAAAGATATATGATcaggtggaatgcaagaggtttcaattactcttatgcagttgcagtataagagatgtcaatccataatgagtatgatgcaagcaatcagaatgtgaacacttatctaagttaagtcaaatatgaaaatggttttataCTAACAAcctactgacaataatgaaatgcagaatgtaaaactaCTAAGATAACAGACTAAATGCAAgacaataactaaaaaaaagatgtgcaatgaaacatgaatgaaactagaaagatgcagtacataaaactaaaacttggaaatgaactcgagcaagcactcgatagTATGCTCGTTCGAGTACAAGGTCAAGTGGAAAGCTACGAAGAACAGAACCAAACAGAAAGAAGATGACAATAATCAAATAGATAAATCAATAAACACAGAATGtcctagggatggattcatTGGCTGGACTTAAGCTATAATAacctaaactgatcaacaaatctcaatcaacagtgagctatctctagacaatgatcctctaatacttgttaatccattctcatgacaataacaatcaagctttgatactcctagacctagttctcactagctattacatataaaagcaggcattaaagatccagatcatcatttgtcaaaaaccaccctatacaaccaatctcttgggataggcacaataatctctagcattagctttatctaacaacttaaacattggtatgatgatGAGAAGCTTAGgatctgttcttaccctctcagatataagaacagcataGAGCATAcataatctagaagagatatttaaacaatcaagcttgatcagtctAAGCTACCATAACTCtcatccagcctaatccatgTCTAAGATcataacacactactcagatgaacaaaacatgatgaacaaaatcataaacccagaaatcaatgaaacttgcatgattagaaagataagatgaagatctacaactttgttcaaagaaataaactcagattctcaatacccagaaagttaCAAAAGCAACAAAGTATGAAAATCTAaggaaaaaactcaaaagtggctgatgaagtaaacaaaaagataaaattcctaaaaagataaaaactaggtttttgtgATATTTGTCTCCCTAAAGTGGCTTGTCAGCGGCCATAGAGTACAAGGAGTTTATATATGAAGGAAcggaagccctaaaatggctagaagacaaaataagaATGCAGTTCGGTCAACTcaaccatgtgctcggtcgagctCATGGTCGAGTCAggtcttcttctgctcctttcagtcggtcgagtccctctcctcacacggtcgagtgtctggtcgagtgtggtggtcgagtggacttccgaaCCTTGGTTCtcttctgctctagctcctttgTCTACTTCAATTGATGGCTCCACTCTCCTCCAGCACTTCTCCATGCTCCATTGGGTCCTAAATCActtgtttatgcaagaaacaatgaaatgaaatgcaaatatactctaatgcataaaccgCCCTAAAACTACTCAATGATAACCTAACAAGCTAGTAAAATCAtgcaaaatgtgtaaataaactaGGGTaagacaaggtaaaatatatgaacatcaagcATCAGCAAGGCGGATAGAATCGGGGCCGACTATGAAGCATCATACCCTATGGAGTATTTTAACTCCCTAGAGTATCAAGGCATGCCGAAACATAAGTTAAGTTTAAAACTTGGCGTCCCTACAATGGTCATGAGGAACATTAATCAAAAAGAAGGTCTATGCAATGGCATGAGGC is a genomic window containing:
- the LOC104753549 gene encoding uncharacterized protein LOC104753549, translated to MHHSVGVLDLLNSQQYESLSPSVPIVSSQWSEDPSQTEHTPEDISAPKTKLLLSKAAQNALPVGENLLHRQVNDSVKCPYCDQDESVLHLLFKCPFAAKTWQLAPTTTTLSPLAIIDVKDGIRLANSLLCLPPTGLNAGPISPWIIWTIWTARNKLIFNKQKTSPEEAILLALVRAKEWQSAQSTLEKICSPTQPLIKPPIPMNALTCFTDAAWKDDGCAGLGWVFMNSQEQVSCEGSSCVLSVSSPLMAEAMATLAALCVAVESDLKTIQFASDSQMLVNALNGKLSSKELHGILYDILELSANLSFVSYSFIPRNFNRHADALAKEALNGLIIVT